From Virgibacillus ihumii, the proteins below share one genomic window:
- a CDS encoding polysaccharide biosynthesis protein, with protein MSYKTRMTLLVVMDSLIVSLAIFVAAWVVYPFMPVFDTPELVISSVALLIFHHLYAMVYKLYNKVWAYASVGELVAIVKAVTLSIISAGVVQYITNDYSVFSRALVVTWLLHIILIGGSRFVWRIYRDRYITNSKGKKRTLIVGAGSAGSMIVRQLKNNFDNSELLPVAFVDDELSKQRMQVYGIPVLGRAIHIPEIVEKQNIEHIVIAIPSLENGALNKLVMECNKTKAQVQMIPKIEDLMTGKISVSHLKNVEVEDLLGREPVELDIDAISDYVTNSTVMVTGAGGSIGSELCRQLMRFTPGKIVLVGHGEFSIYTIEMELREKFGQAGVEIVPVIGDVQDRERVFEIVEQHQPAIIYHAAAHKHVPLMEYNPHEAVKNNIIGTKNVAEAADTFGVAKFVMVSTDKAVNPTNVMGATKRIAEMVVQDISRRSNTNFVAVRFGNVLGSRGSVIPRFKKQIEAGGPVTVTDPKMTRYFMTIPEASRLVIQAGTLAKGGEIFVLDMGEPVKIVDLARNLIKLSGYSEDEIKVEFTGIRPGEKMYEELLGDDEVLPGEVFEKIYVGRTVEVDFLVVDEVIDRFEGYSREDLKDELMKVVYTEKTLLAVKGS; from the coding sequence ATGAGCTATAAAACGAGAATGACCTTACTTGTAGTGATGGATTCATTGATTGTCAGTCTGGCGATTTTTGTCGCAGCTTGGGTTGTCTATCCATTCATGCCTGTTTTTGATACGCCGGAACTTGTTATCAGCTCGGTAGCCCTGCTTATTTTTCATCATTTATATGCAATGGTCTATAAACTTTATAACAAAGTTTGGGCTTACGCGAGTGTCGGTGAATTGGTTGCGATTGTCAAAGCAGTAACCCTATCCATTATTTCAGCAGGGGTTGTGCAGTATATCACGAATGATTACAGTGTCTTTAGCCGTGCGCTTGTTGTTACCTGGTTATTACATATTATTCTAATTGGTGGGTCACGTTTTGTTTGGCGTATTTACCGTGATCGCTACATCACGAATTCCAAAGGTAAGAAGCGTACATTAATTGTCGGGGCTGGATCAGCCGGATCGATGATTGTTCGTCAGTTGAAAAATAATTTCGATAATAGTGAACTTCTGCCTGTCGCATTTGTCGATGATGAATTGAGCAAACAGCGTATGCAAGTATACGGTATTCCCGTGCTCGGAAGGGCAATACACATCCCGGAAATTGTTGAAAAACAAAACATTGAACATATCGTCATTGCGATTCCTTCACTAGAAAATGGTGCATTAAATAAACTTGTCATGGAATGCAATAAAACGAAAGCTCAGGTACAGATGATTCCAAAAATAGAAGATCTGATGACCGGGAAAATTTCCGTCAGCCATCTAAAAAATGTTGAAGTAGAAGACTTGCTTGGGCGTGAACCGGTTGAATTGGACATCGATGCTATTTCAGATTATGTTACGAATAGTACGGTGATGGTCACAGGTGCAGGTGGTTCAATTGGATCGGAATTGTGCAGACAGCTAATGCGTTTCACCCCAGGAAAAATTGTATTGGTCGGACACGGCGAATTTAGCATTTATACAATTGAAATGGAATTACGTGAAAAATTCGGCCAAGCTGGTGTAGAAATTGTACCGGTTATCGGTGATGTACAGGATAGGGAGCGGGTGTTTGAGATAGTCGAACAGCATCAACCGGCAATTATTTATCACGCAGCTGCACATAAGCATGTACCATTGATGGAGTACAATCCGCATGAAGCTGTTAAGAATAATATCATAGGGACGAAAAATGTTGCTGAAGCAGCTGATACATTTGGAGTAGCAAAATTTGTCATGGTCTCGACCGACAAAGCGGTCAATCCTACGAATGTTATGGGCGCTACTAAACGTATTGCAGAGATGGTTGTGCAAGATATTTCACGCAGAAGTAATACGAATTTTGTCGCTGTCCGATTCGGAAATGTTCTTGGGAGTCGTGGAAGTGTGATACCGCGGTTTAAGAAGCAAATTGAAGCAGGTGGACCGGTTACGGTTACGGATCCTAAAATGACACGTTACTTTATGACGATTCCGGAAGCATCACGATTGGTTATTCAGGCTGGGACACTTGCGAAAGGTGGAGAAATTTTTGTGCTTGATATGGGTGAGCCGGTGAAAATTGTTGATTTAGCTCGGAATCTTATTAAACTATCAGGATACTCAGAAGATGAAATTAAGGTTGAATTCACTGGTATACGTCCTGGGGAAAAAATGTACGAGGAACTTCTTGGTGATGATGAGGTATTGCCTGGTGAAGTGTTTGAGAAGATTTATGTTGGGAGAACGGTTGAGGTTGACTTTCTTGTAGTGGATGAAGTAATTGATAGATTTGAAGGGTACTCTAGAGAAGACCTTAAGGATGAATTGATGAAGGTTGTTTATACGGAGAAGACGTTGTTAGCTGTGAAAGGATCTTAA
- a CDS encoding tyrosine-protein phosphatase, whose translation MIDIHCHILPGIDDGAKTIEDSLKMAENAAEQGIKTIVATPHHRNGKYDNYKQGIISGTNELNERLNQEDIPLTIIPGQESRIHGDMIDGLHKGEVASLNDTKYVFVEFPSNQVPRYTKQLLFDMQVAGYTPVIVHPERNSVIIEHPSILFEFVQKGALTQVTAASLAGKFSKNIQKFSNQLVEANLTHFLASDAHNTTTRGFMLEEGYRKLRENHGDEAFYMFLENAQLLIDGQNVNRMEPEMIKKKKFLGLF comes from the coding sequence ATGATTGATATACATTGTCACATATTACCTGGGATTGATGACGGGGCAAAAACAATCGAGGATAGTCTGAAAATGGCAGAAAATGCAGCCGAACAAGGGATTAAAACGATTGTCGCAACCCCGCATCATCGAAATGGCAAATATGATAACTACAAACAAGGCATTATCAGTGGTACAAACGAATTGAACGAGCGCCTGAATCAGGAAGACATTCCATTGACGATCATCCCCGGACAGGAATCAAGGATTCATGGTGACATGATCGACGGACTTCATAAGGGTGAAGTTGCATCACTAAATGACACTAAATATGTATTTGTCGAATTTCCGTCCAATCAGGTTCCGCGCTATACGAAACAGTTGCTGTTTGACATGCAGGTGGCTGGTTACACACCAGTTATCGTCCACCCGGAGCGGAATTCAGTGATTATTGAGCATCCATCCATCCTGTTTGAGTTCGTACAAAAAGGGGCATTGACACAAGTAACTGCTGCATCTCTTGCAGGCAAGTTCAGCAAAAACATCCAGAAATTCTCCAATCAGCTTGTCGAAGCAAATTTAACCCATTTTCTTGCTTCAGATGCGCATAATACGACAACCCGCGGATTTATGCTCGAGGAAGGGTATCGGAAACTGCGTGAAAACCATGGTGATGAAGCATTTTATATGTTTCTCGAAAATGCACAACTGCTCATTGACGGGCAAAATGTGAACCGAATGGAACCGGAAATGATCAAGAAGAAAAAGTTCCTGGGATTATTTTGA